A single window of Streptomyces sudanensis DNA harbors:
- a CDS encoding helix-turn-helix domain-containing protein, whose protein sequence is MTGMRHETPEHRAARRPAPSATHPAAVTRALAGVGPRLRELRRRRGATLGELSDATGISRSTLSRLETGLRRPTLELLLPLSQFHQVPLDELVGAPDVGDPRVRLKPRTVHGSTVVPLTRQPGPLQTYKMVVPASRATPDPRVHEGHEWLYVLAGRLRLVLGDHDLVLGSGEAAEFDTRVPHWFGSTGDGPVELLSIFGRQGERMHVRARTRRDAG, encoded by the coding sequence ATGACGGGCATGCGCCACGAGACGCCAGAGCACCGGGCCGCGCGGCGGCCGGCCCCCTCCGCCACGCACCCCGCCGCCGTGACGCGGGCCCTCGCCGGGGTCGGGCCCCGGCTGAGGGAGCTCCGGCGGCGGCGCGGGGCGACCCTCGGCGAACTGTCCGACGCGACCGGGATCTCGCGCAGCACCCTCTCCCGGCTGGAGACCGGCCTGCGGCGGCCCACGCTCGAACTGCTGCTGCCGCTCTCCCAGTTCCACCAGGTGCCGCTTGACGAGCTGGTCGGCGCGCCCGATGTCGGGGACCCTCGCGTACGGCTCAAGCCGCGTACCGTGCACGGCTCGACCGTCGTGCCGCTCACCCGGCAACCCGGCCCGCTGCAGACGTACAAGATGGTCGTCCCCGCGTCCCGGGCCACGCCCGACCCGCGCGTCCACGAGGGCCACGAGTGGCTGTACGTGCTGGCGGGCCGGTTGCGGCTGGTGCTCGGCGACCACGACCTGGTGCTGGGCTCCGGAGAGGCCGCCGAGTTCGACACGCGGGTGCCGCACTGGTTCGGCAGTACCGGGGACGGCCCGGTGGAACTGCTCAGCATCTTCGGCCGCCAGGGCGAGCGGATGCACGTGCGGGCGCGGACGCGCCGCGACGCCGGCTAA
- a CDS encoding DoxX family membrane protein yields the protein MTVDTRTPRPGFDDQPALNMVKVHSDPAQVVVNHASFRVELPPVPRPRFADPGRVPAVSGASRRRAPVVWSGKSSPGDPGATRLLQAVRDSAAVDTLTRTAEVPIPDAEEGATRTVPRVDRPGDALPVPAGGGRPPGAPLLPPMRRAEGAYDPRPEDATGPVARYGPAYGTDHAPDRDGDRYEDDRYDGDRYDEEDGEAYAEDSAAHHRHAYYPDRRMNLGVVLLPLRVFLGLVSVYAGMGKLCDPVYFDGGERGSLVRWLTSLDPWPLAEPLRDFALAHPVGAGLGVAFTQVVVGVLTVLGLWQRVAAAFGALLSAALLLTMSWRAVPVYETPDVIYLAAWSPLLIAGAPVYSVDGRLAGEAWRTLGPRAELWELRRRVLRRGAVVAAVVAGLTLLVGSVLGAAVRSSDLITVPGPDDDPTNHLPGRPLPEEPAESGAASAPAEEPEPSEPSESAPPSEPASPSESPTAGPEAEAEPTWESGRAEEEPAPTQGAGEVFQEPAPEPPPVTSAGPTSGSDGSGDDGFGPSGTEDGSSGGSSGGTGGNRNPLGGLLG from the coding sequence ATGACCGTGGACACCAGAACGCCCCGGCCCGGCTTCGACGATCAGCCTGCGCTGAACATGGTCAAGGTGCACAGCGACCCCGCCCAGGTCGTCGTGAACCACGCCAGTTTCCGGGTAGAGCTCCCCCCGGTCCCCAGGCCCCGGTTCGCCGACCCGGGCCGCGTCCCCGCCGTGAGCGGCGCGAGCCGGCGGCGGGCACCCGTCGTGTGGAGCGGCAAGTCCTCGCCCGGCGACCCCGGCGCGACCCGGCTCCTCCAGGCCGTGCGCGACTCCGCCGCCGTGGACACCCTCACCCGCACGGCGGAGGTCCCGATCCCGGACGCCGAGGAGGGCGCCACCCGGACCGTCCCGCGCGTCGACCGCCCCGGTGACGCGCTGCCGGTGCCCGCCGGCGGAGGGCGCCCGCCGGGAGCACCGCTGCTGCCGCCCATGCGGCGCGCCGAGGGCGCCTACGACCCGCGCCCCGAGGACGCCACCGGTCCCGTCGCCCGGTACGGGCCGGCGTACGGCACGGACCACGCCCCGGACCGGGACGGCGACCGGTACGAGGACGACCGGTACGACGGCGACCGGTACGACGAGGAGGACGGCGAGGCGTACGCCGAGGACTCCGCCGCGCACCACCGCCACGCCTACTACCCCGACCGCCGGATGAACCTCGGGGTCGTGCTGCTGCCCCTGCGGGTCTTCCTCGGCCTGGTCTCCGTCTACGCCGGCATGGGCAAGCTCTGCGACCCCGTCTACTTCGACGGGGGCGAGCGCGGCTCGCTGGTCCGGTGGCTCACCTCGCTGGACCCGTGGCCGCTCGCCGAGCCCCTGCGGGACTTCGCCCTGGCCCACCCGGTCGGCGCGGGTCTCGGGGTGGCGTTCACCCAGGTCGTCGTGGGTGTCCTCACCGTCCTCGGGTTGTGGCAGCGGGTCGCCGCCGCGTTCGGCGCGCTGCTGTCGGCGGCGCTGCTGCTGACGATGAGCTGGCGGGCCGTACCGGTGTACGAGACGCCCGACGTCATCTACCTCGCCGCCTGGTCGCCGCTGCTCATCGCGGGTGCGCCCGTCTACTCCGTCGACGGCCGCCTCGCGGGCGAGGCGTGGCGGACGCTCGGGCCGCGCGCCGAGCTGTGGGAGCTGCGCCGCCGCGTCCTGCGCCGCGGCGCGGTCGTCGCGGCCGTGGTGGCGGGGCTGACGCTGCTCGTCGGCTCGGTGCTCGGCGCGGCCGTGCGCTCCTCCGACCTGATCACCGTGCCCGGTCCGGACGACGACCCCACGAACCACCTGCCCGGCCGGCCCCTCCCCGAGGAGCCCGCGGAGAGCGGGGCCGCGAGTGCACCGGCGGAGGAGCCCGAGCCGTCCGAGCCGTCCGAGTCGGCGCCCCCGTCCGAACCGGCCTCCCCGAGCGAGAGCCCCACGGCCGGCCCGGAGGCGGAGGCGGAGCCGACGTGGGAGAGCGGCCGGGCCGAGGAGGAGCCCGCCCCCACGCAGGGCGCCGGCGAGGTCTTCCAGGAGCCCGCGCCCGAACCGCCGCCGGTTACCAGCGCCGGCCCCACGTCCGGCAGTGACGGCTCCGGTGACGACGGCTTCGGCCCGAGCGGTACGGAGGACGGCTCGTCCGGCGGCTCCTCCGGCGGCACGGGCGGCAACCGCAACCCGCTGGGCGGTCTCCTGGGTTGA
- the rlmB gene encoding 23S rRNA (guanosine(2251)-2'-O)-methyltransferase RlmB, translated as MAGNSQRRNRRTSNKKGATVGSGGNRRRSLEGKGPTPPAHMRKGHTKNRIANAKAKQAARRPVARRGGKGQSEMVVGRNPVYEALRDGVPATTLYVQQFIDNDERVRDALKLAADRGGIHLMEAPRAELDRMTNGLNHQGLVLQVPPYEYAHPEDLAAAAYDEGEEPLIVALDGVTDPRNLGAIVRSVSAFGGHGVVVPERRAAGMTAGAWKTSAGTAARTPVARATNLTRALEAYQKAGLTVVGLAAEGETEVGDLEALEGPVVIVVGSEGKGLSRLVGETCDHLVRIPMPGGAESLNAGVAAGVVLYEAARRRG; from the coding sequence ATGGCCGGGAACAGCCAGCGCAGGAACCGCCGCACCAGCAACAAGAAGGGCGCGACGGTCGGCAGCGGTGGCAACCGGCGCCGCTCCCTCGAGGGCAAGGGCCCGACGCCGCCCGCGCACATGCGCAAGGGCCACACGAAGAACCGCATCGCCAACGCCAAGGCCAAGCAGGCCGCGCGGCGCCCCGTCGCCCGGCGCGGCGGCAAGGGCCAGTCCGAGATGGTCGTCGGCCGCAACCCGGTCTACGAGGCCCTGCGCGACGGCGTCCCCGCGACCACGCTGTACGTCCAGCAGTTCATCGACAACGACGAGCGGGTGCGCGACGCCCTGAAGCTCGCGGCCGACCGGGGCGGCATCCACCTGATGGAGGCCCCGCGCGCCGAGCTCGACCGGATGACCAACGGCCTCAACCACCAGGGCCTCGTCCTCCAGGTCCCGCCGTACGAGTACGCGCACCCGGAGGACCTGGCCGCCGCCGCGTACGACGAGGGCGAGGAGCCGCTGATCGTCGCCCTCGACGGCGTCACCGACCCGCGGAACCTCGGCGCGATCGTCCGGTCCGTTTCGGCATTCGGCGGGCACGGTGTCGTCGTCCCGGAGCGTCGCGCCGCCGGCATGACGGCGGGCGCGTGGAAGACGTCCGCCGGCACCGCGGCCCGCACGCCCGTCGCCCGGGCCACCAACCTGACGCGTGCCCTGGAGGCGTACCAGAAGGCCGGGCTGACCGTCGTCGGCCTCGCCGCCGAGGGCGAGACCGAGGTCGGCGACCTGGAGGCGCTGGAGGGTCCGGTCGTCATCGTCGTCGGCAGCGAGGGCAAGGGCCTGTCCCGGCTCGTCGGGGAGACCTGCGACCACCTCGTCCGCATCCCGATGCCGGGCGGCGCGGAGTCGCTGAACGCGGGTGTCGCCGCAGGTGTCGTGCTGTACGAGGCGGCGCGCCGCCGCGGCTGA